The following proteins are encoded in a genomic region of Neospora caninum Liverpool complete genome, chromosome XI:
- a CDS encoding rRNA methylase, related: MGLGCGTDCAGSWGGDSEGKESGDAASAREEGEEGEELREGEEGSAETATRSETRDQLSRRAMKRQAESQETGEVKRLTFITSQKNELIKHIVRLKRRSDLRQRYESVVVMGLPLVRFMCSPEYRRFASRQGGEMFLSAAESKKEDDWGAAPESQPAEGADARTHEFGNANSSRVRQCPEAKEEKEGDFSRVATHEGGEPQLKFELLLTDNPGLAGVPSAFNVHARETRCTYSEVMEFLMARRPLEFLPKKEKHSKRKDDRRFAGKGKDSTLLAPGDFHGFASSSKIEKGAADTGLPHLGMSVKTGSKRVVGILKRPRESFDFGSARCILALCGVRYVWNVGILVRTAASLGFDGVYYVDGTADPFSWKVMEVSRGLHYNLPHFHGSAENLLRMCEESDLLPIAADISGERPEAFHGAVMSHRGICCILGNESRGLSEVILQHCRRVALPMSSLLDSLNVGIAGGIVMYEMKKILAMRTMKRDTTTTSNGSGCLSNDSGNEELARPQLVAVGS, translated from the exons ATGGGGCTCGGCTGCGGCACAGATTGCGCAGGTTCCTggggaggcgacagcgagggaaaggaaagcggagacgcggcatctgcaagagaagaaggcgaggaaggcgaagaactgcgagagggcgaagagggaagcgcggagacagcgacgcgcagCGAAACGCGGGACCAGTTGAGCCGAAGGGCCatgaagagacaggcagaaagcCAAGAGACCGGCGAGGTGAAAAGACTCACTTTCATCACCAGTCAAAAGAATGAACTCATCAAACACATTGTCCGACTCAAAAGGCGAAGTGATCTAAG GCAGCGGTACGAGAGCGTAGTGGTGATgggccttcctctcgtccgCTTCATGTGCAGTCCAGAGTACCGGCGGTTTGCTTCGCGGCAGGGCGGCGAGAtgtttctttctgctgcagaatcgaagaaggaagacgactgGGGCGCGGCACCAGAGTCACAACCGGCAGAAGGAGCAGACGCCAGAACACACGAATTCGGAAACGCGAACAGCAGCCGTGTGCGCCAGTGTCCGgaagcaaaggaagaaaaagagggcgatttttcgcgcgtcgccacgcacgaaggcggcgaaccGCAGCTGAAATTCGAACTGCTTCTGACGGACAATCCAGGCTTGGCAGGCGTTCCATCGGCGTTTAATGTGCACGCCCGGGAGacgcggtgtacgtacagcgaAGTGATGGAGTTCCTTATGGCTCGACGGCCACTGGAGTTTCTGccaaagaaggagaagcacTCAAAGCGGAAAGACGACCGACGGTTTGCCGGAAAGGGCAAAGACTCCACGTTGCTGGCTCCAGGAGACTTCCACGgctttgcgtcttcgtccaAGATCGAAAAAGGCGCGGCCGACACTGGCCTTCCGCATCTGGGCATGTCAGTCAAAACGGGGAGTAAACGCGTCGTCGGCATTTTGAAACGGCCACGGGAAAGCTTTGATTTCGGATCTGCAAG GTGCATCCTGGCACTGTGTGGAGTGCGGTACGTGTGGAATGTTGGCATTCTCGTTCGCACAGCGGCATCCCTAGGTTTCGACGGCGTCTACTACGTCGACGGGACTGCGGACCCTTTCAGTTGGAAAGTTATG GAAGTTAGCCGAGGGCTCCACTACAACTTGCCTCACTTCCACGGCTCGGCTGAGAATCTTTTGCGCATGTGCGAAGAAAGCGATCTTCTGCCCATTGCGGCGGACATTAGTGGCGAACGGCCCGAAGCGTTCCACG GCGCGGTGATGTCCCACAGAGGTATCTGTTGTATCCTTGGCAACGAGTCGCGCGGGCTTTCTGAAGTGATACTCCAGCACTGCAGAAG GGTGGCTTTGCCCAtgtcgtctcttctcgactCGCTGAACGTCGGCATTGCTGGTGGAATAGTCATGTATGAAATGAAGAAAATCCTGGCGATGCGAACTATGAAGAGAGACACTACCACTACGAGCAATGGCAGCGGTTGTCTCTCAAATGATAGTGGAAATGAGGAGCTGGCTCGTCCTCAGCTCGTCGCTGTAGGTTCATAA